A genome region from Bacteroidota bacterium includes the following:
- a CDS encoding LAGLIDADG family homing endonuclease, giving the protein MNWSYISGFFDADGSITLAKVKGNNQKTIQLSFHNTKLEILEAIQAFIYLKLGIKGFIAKKRAKKDNHADSYDLKYVYLTKCLSILKHINTLHPLKLHRKTVAFKFAIVTPRNGKYTDEILAKRDKLVQEFFKEG; this is encoded by the coding sequence ATGAATTGGAGTTATATTTCGGGATTTTTTGATGCAGATGGTAGTATTACTTTAGCTAAAGTAAAAGGTAATAATCAGAAAACAATACAATTATCTTTTCATAATACTAAATTAGAAATACTGGAAGCTATACAGGCTTTTATTTATTTGAAGCTTGGTATTAAAGGTTTTATAGCTAAAAAACGAGCAAAAAAAGATAATCATGCAGATAGTTATGATTTAAAATATGTATACTTAACAAAATGTTTAAGTATTTTAAAACATATTAATACGTTGCATCCGTTGAAACTGCATCGAAAAACAGTAGCATTTAAGTTTGCTATTGTAACGCCTCGAAATGGTAAATATACAGATGAAATATTAGCTAAAAGAGATAAGCTAGTTCAAGAATTTTTTAAAGAGGGATAG